Proteins from a genomic interval of Liolophura sinensis isolate JHLJ2023 chromosome 3, CUHK_Ljap_v2, whole genome shotgun sequence:
- the LOC135463840 gene encoding COX assembly mitochondrial protein homolog has product MSAAGVSESTVLPSNLGGGPHGLGDPDDKSLRKVEREILIPQKMKEKARKYKCATEVKEFGDCAKEKGLLMPFMCRSLAKSLELCLSKWYKDEDFIKECREEYLEERTFYRQTGIRQKQRKKESSTF; this is encoded by the exons ATGTCCGCTGCCGGAGTAAGTGAAAGCACTGTGTTGCCTTCAAATTTAGGGGGCGGACCTCACGGATTAG GCGACCCAGATGACAAATCCCTGAGGAAAGTAGAAAGAGAAATTCTTATCCcacagaaaatgaaagaaaaggcaagaaaatataaatgtgcCACAGAGGTCAAAG AGTTTGGGGACTGTGCCAAGGAGAAAGGTTTACTCATGCCCTTTATGTGTCGATCTCTTGCCAAATCTCTGGAACTATGTTTGTCTAAATG GTATAAAGATGAAGATTTTATTAAGGAATGTCGGGAAGAGTACTTGGAGGAGCGCACGTTTTATAGACAGACAGGGATCCGGCAGAAACAGAGGAAGAAAGAATCGTCAACATTCTGA